One window of Thermacetogenium phaeum DSM 12270 genomic DNA carries:
- a CDS encoding FumA C-terminus/TtdB family hydratase beta subunit: MIDLLRLEVPFSDEVARELEAGQRLLLTGVIFGARDQAHLRFATALQRGESLPLDLKGQVLYYVGPTPAPPGRPCGAAGPTTAGRMDRYTPLLLEYGIKGVIGKGKRSPQVVAALQKHGAVYLAATGGAGALIGRCIEEMRVVAYPDLGPEAVYRMVVRNLPVTVAVDSRGRNLYEEEPARYRLR, translated from the coding sequence ATGATTGATCTTCTGCGGCTGGAAGTTCCCTTTTCGGATGAGGTGGCCCGGGAGCTGGAGGCCGGGCAGCGCCTGCTGCTCACCGGGGTCATTTTCGGGGCGCGCGACCAGGCGCACCTCCGCTTCGCCACCGCCCTGCAGCGCGGGGAGTCCCTTCCCCTCGACCTGAAGGGGCAGGTGCTCTACTACGTCGGCCCCACACCGGCGCCGCCGGGGCGCCCCTGCGGGGCCGCCGGGCCGACTACCGCCGGGAGGATGGACCGGTATACCCCGCTGCTGCTGGAGTACGGAATTAAGGGTGTGATCGGCAAGGGGAAGAGATCCCCTCAGGTGGTGGCCGCCCTGCAGAAGCACGGGGCGGTTTACCTGGCGGCCACAGGAGGGGCGGGGGCGCTGATCGGACGCTGCATTGAAGAGATGCGGGTTGTCGCCTATCCGGACCTGGGCCCGGAAGCGGTTTACCGCATGGTGGTGCGGAACCTCCCTGTAACCGTGGCCGTCGACAGCAGGGGGCGGAACCTCTACGAAGAGGAGCCGGCCCGCTACCGGCTGAGGTGA
- a CDS encoding nitroreductase family protein: protein MDALEAIRSRRSIRNYSGKPVSRDLVKKLLEAAMCAPSAHNQQPWQFVVIEERETLDRIPDFHPHSRMLKTAPLAILVCGDGSLFKDADFWPQDCAAATQNVLLAARALGLGTVWMGVYPKENLVSGLRSLFGIPQSVIPFSLIAVGYPAEEKPPVSRYDEGRVHWGKW, encoded by the coding sequence ATGGACGCTCTGGAAGCCATTCGTTCAAGGAGGAGCATCAGGAACTATTCCGGGAAGCCGGTGTCCCGGGATCTCGTTAAAAAGCTGCTGGAGGCCGCCATGTGCGCCCCCTCCGCCCACAACCAGCAGCCCTGGCAGTTCGTGGTGATCGAGGAGCGGGAGACCCTCGACAGGATACCTGATTTTCACCCGCACTCCAGGATGCTGAAGACCGCACCGTTGGCCATCCTGGTCTGTGGGGATGGCTCTCTCTTTAAGGATGCCGACTTCTGGCCGCAGGACTGCGCCGCTGCCACCCAGAACGTCCTGCTCGCCGCCCGGGCCTTGGGGCTGGGCACGGTCTGGATGGGGGTGTACCCCAAGGAGAATCTGGTTTCCGGCCTGCGGAGCCTGTTCGGGATACCGCAGAGCGTTATCCCCTTTTCACTCATCGCCGTCGGCTACCCGGCCGAGGAGAAGCCGCCGGTGAGCCGCTACGACGAGGGGAGGGTGCACTGGGGGAAGTGGTGA
- a CDS encoding ATP-dependent Clp protease ATP-binding subunit produces the protein MLYGRFTERAQKVLYLAQDEARRLGHPAVGTEHLLLGLLREGEGIAARALQALGVDLDKVRKEVEKIVAPGEARLIGEVGLTPRAKKVLELAQEEGRRQGVSYVGTEHILLGLIREGEGVAARILLAQGLSLDKVRRQVLMLLGGIGPVSPGHPQAGASRRASQTPTLDELGRDLTQLAREGKLDPVIGREQEIERVIQVLSRRTKNNPCLIGEPGVGKTAIAEGLAQRIVENKVPEILADKRVVTLDMSSVVAGTKYRGEFEERLRKVIDEIRNAGNIILFIDEVHTLVGAGAAEGAIDAANILKPALARGELQCIGATTLDEYRKNIEKDAALERRFQPVMVGEPTVEETIEILRGLRDRYEAHHRVKITDGALKAAARLSDRYITDRFLPDKAIDLMDEAASRVRLKAYTAPPAVKELEEKLERLQKEKESAVVSQEFEKAASLRDQEQQVREELEKIKSNWVQRKELDQSIVTDEDIAAIISSWTGIPVSKLQEEESERLLRMEEILHQRVIGQDEAVKAVARAMRRSRAGLKDPKRPIGSFIFLGPTGVGKTELARALAEALFGDEEAMVRFDMSEYMEKHTVSRLLGAPPGYVGYEEAGQLTEAVRRRPYSVVLFDEIEKAHPDIFHVLLQVMEDGRLTDAKGRTVDFRNTVIIMTSNVGANLIKREHRLGFKAGERQDELDYEAMKERITDELRRTFRPEFLNRVDEIIVFHPLNEEHMKKIVGLMLKNISKRIAEYGLHLEFTKEAEELLVKKGYDPTFGARPLRRVIQRMVEDELSEEMLAGKFKAGDAVLVDAGEDKLVFKPKERDAVGG, from the coding sequence ATGCTGTACGGAAGGTTTACGGAAAGAGCGCAGAAGGTGCTTTACCTGGCCCAGGACGAGGCCAGGCGCTTAGGACACCCGGCGGTGGGGACGGAACACCTGCTGCTGGGGCTTTTGCGGGAGGGGGAGGGTATTGCCGCCCGGGCGCTGCAGGCCCTGGGGGTAGACCTGGATAAGGTTCGCAAGGAAGTGGAAAAAATCGTGGCCCCCGGTGAAGCCCGGTTGATAGGTGAGGTCGGGCTGACGCCCCGTGCCAAGAAGGTGCTGGAGCTGGCCCAGGAGGAGGGGCGCCGCCAGGGGGTCAGTTACGTGGGCACTGAGCACATCCTGCTCGGGCTGATCCGGGAGGGTGAAGGGGTTGCCGCCCGTATTCTGCTCGCCCAAGGGCTTTCCCTGGACAAGGTGCGGCGCCAGGTGCTGATGCTGCTGGGCGGTATCGGCCCCGTTTCTCCGGGGCACCCGCAGGCGGGGGCGTCCCGGCGTGCCAGCCAGACCCCGACCCTCGACGAACTGGGCCGCGACCTGACCCAGCTCGCCCGGGAGGGGAAGCTCGACCCGGTGATCGGCCGGGAGCAGGAGATCGAGCGGGTGATTCAGGTTCTCTCCCGCCGCACCAAGAACAACCCTTGCCTCATCGGTGAGCCGGGGGTGGGGAAGACGGCCATCGCCGAGGGCCTCGCCCAGCGGATCGTGGAGAACAAGGTGCCGGAGATCCTCGCCGACAAGAGGGTGGTCACGCTGGACATGTCCTCGGTAGTGGCGGGGACCAAGTACCGGGGTGAGTTTGAGGAGAGGCTGCGCAAGGTGATCGATGAGATCCGGAACGCCGGAAACATCATCCTCTTCATCGATGAGGTGCACACCCTGGTGGGGGCCGGGGCCGCCGAGGGGGCGATCGATGCCGCCAACATCCTCAAGCCCGCCCTGGCCAGGGGGGAGCTCCAGTGCATCGGGGCGACGACTCTCGACGAGTACCGCAAGAACATCGAGAAGGATGCCGCACTGGAAAGGCGCTTCCAACCGGTGATGGTCGGTGAGCCTACCGTCGAGGAGACGATCGAGATCTTGAGGGGGCTCCGCGACCGCTACGAGGCGCATCACCGGGTCAAGATCACCGACGGCGCCCTGAAGGCGGCGGCGCGGCTGTCCGACCGCTACATCACCGACCGCTTCCTGCCCGACAAGGCCATCGACCTCATGGACGAGGCGGCTTCCCGGGTGCGCCTCAAGGCCTACACCGCTCCCCCGGCGGTCAAGGAGCTGGAGGAGAAGCTGGAGCGCCTGCAGAAGGAGAAGGAGTCGGCTGTGGTCAGCCAGGAGTTTGAGAAGGCCGCCTCCCTGCGCGACCAGGAGCAGCAGGTGCGGGAGGAACTGGAGAAGATCAAGAGCAACTGGGTGCAGCGCAAGGAGCTCGATCAGTCGATCGTTACCGACGAAGACATCGCGGCGATCATCTCCAGCTGGACGGGAATCCCGGTCAGCAAGCTGCAGGAGGAGGAGTCGGAGCGCCTCCTGCGCATGGAGGAGATCCTGCATCAAAGGGTGATCGGCCAGGACGAAGCCGTCAAGGCGGTTGCCCGGGCGATGCGCAGGTCGCGGGCCGGGCTCAAAGACCCCAAGCGCCCCATTGGGTCCTTCATCTTCCTGGGGCCGACCGGTGTGGGTAAGACCGAACTGGCCCGGGCGCTGGCGGAGGCCCTCTTCGGGGACGAAGAGGCCATGGTGCGGTTTGACATGTCCGAGTATATGGAGAAGCACACCGTCTCCCGGCTGCTGGGAGCGCCTCCCGGCTACGTGGGGTACGAAGAGGCCGGACAGTTGACCGAGGCCGTGCGCAGGCGCCCCTACTCGGTGGTGCTCTTCGACGAGATCGAGAAGGCCCACCCGGACATCTTCCACGTCCTGCTGCAGGTGATGGAGGACGGCAGGCTGACCGATGCCAAGGGGAGGACCGTGGACTTCCGCAACACGGTGATCATCATGACCTCCAACGTGGGTGCCAACCTGATTAAGAGGGAGCACAGGCTCGGCTTCAAGGCCGGGGAGAGGCAGGATGAGCTGGATTACGAGGCTATGAAGGAAAGGATTACCGATGAACTGCGCCGCACCTTCCGGCCCGAGTTCCTGAACAGGGTTGACGAGATCATCGTCTTCCACCCCTTGAACGAGGAGCATATGAAGAAGATCGTCGGCCTCATGCTCAAGAACATCAGCAAGCGCATCGCCGAGTACGGACTGCACCTGGAGTTCACCAAGGAGGCCGAGGAGCTGCTCGTCAAGAAGGGTTACGACCCCACCTTCGGCGCCCGCCCGCTGCGGAGGGTGATCCAGCGCATGGTCGAGGATGAGCTCTCGGAGGAGATGCTGGCCGGGAAGTTCAAGGCCGGGGATGCTGTCCTGGTGGATGCCGGTGAAGATAAGCTGGTCTTCAAACCGAAGGAGCGGGATGCCGTCGGCGGTTAA
- a CDS encoding YmaF family protein — protein MECDSLSYPCFDYHEHVHGHGGRTSCIEGHAHLHPGVTGPPQPAEGSHIHDIRGMTTFDDGHTHAYFAVTGPAVPLPGGYHTHYISFETNMVDGHRHRVMGFVDPSTR, from the coding sequence GTGGAGTGCGACTCCCTTTCCTATCCCTGCTTCGACTATCATGAACACGTCCACGGCCACGGGGGAAGAACCAGCTGCATCGAGGGGCACGCCCACCTGCACCCCGGTGTTACCGGGCCGCCACAGCCGGCCGAAGGCAGCCACATCCACGACATCCGCGGGATGACCACCTTCGACGACGGCCACACCCACGCCTATTTCGCAGTGACCGGCCCCGCCGTCCCCCTGCCGGGAGGGTATCATACTCATTACATATCCTTTGAAACCAACATGGTTGACGGGCACCGCCACCGGGTAATGGGGTTCGTCGACCCTTCCACGCGCTGA
- a CDS encoding fumarate hydratase yields the protein MREIDVELIAGEVARLCREANCDLPPDVLRALEEARLKEESPQGRRILEEICENAAIAREERIPLCQDTGIALVFVEIGQEVHLTGGSLSEAINRGVARGYREGYLRKSVVADPLRRRNTGDNTPAVIYYDLVPGEVLRVTVMPKGFGSENCTSLGMLKPADGLEGVKRFVVEAVDRAGPNPCPPVTVGVGLGGTADRALLLAKRALLREVGSSHPDPELAALERELLEEVNKLGYGPGGLGGRVTALAVHVEAYPTHIAGLPVGVCINCHAARHRTWEWRGEGDD from the coding sequence ATGCGGGAGATCGATGTTGAACTGATTGCCGGAGAGGTCGCCCGGCTGTGCCGTGAGGCCAACTGCGACCTCCCCCCCGATGTGCTGCGAGCGCTGGAGGAAGCCCGGCTGAAGGAGGAATCCCCTCAGGGGCGGCGGATCCTGGAGGAGATCTGCGAGAACGCCGCCATCGCCCGGGAGGAGCGGATTCCTCTCTGTCAGGACACGGGGATAGCCCTGGTCTTTGTAGAGATCGGACAGGAGGTGCACCTGACCGGAGGCTCCCTCAGCGAGGCGATCAACCGCGGCGTCGCCCGGGGCTACCGGGAGGGGTACCTGCGCAAGTCCGTGGTGGCCGATCCCCTGCGCCGCCGGAACACCGGGGACAACACGCCGGCGGTGATCTACTACGACCTGGTTCCCGGCGAGGTTTTGCGGGTCACCGTCATGCCCAAGGGCTTCGGAAGTGAAAACTGCACCTCCTTAGGGATGCTCAAGCCCGCCGATGGCCTGGAGGGTGTGAAGAGGTTCGTCGTGGAGGCCGTCGACCGCGCCGGGCCCAACCCCTGCCCCCCGGTTACGGTGGGGGTGGGGCTCGGGGGCACCGCCGACAGGGCGCTCCTGCTGGCCAAGCGCGCCCTGCTGCGGGAGGTAGGGTCATCCCACCCCGATCCGGAGCTGGCGGCCCTGGAGCGGGAGCTGCTGGAGGAGGTCAACAAGCTGGGGTACGGCCCCGGCGGCTTGGGGGGAAGGGTAACGGCGCTGGCCGTCCACGTCGAGGCGTACCCCACCCACATCGCCGGCCTGCCGGTGGGGGTCTGCATCAACTGCCACGCCGCCCGGCACCGGACCTGGGAGTGGAGGGGTGAGGGGGATGATTGA
- a CDS encoding DUF1648 domain-containing protein: MDQKGIWQKLAEHYPLWWEWVVLILIVFSFWYPAAHYAELPAQIPTHFGPSGAPDAWSPKSPVSVYLAPLILAGTYILMTALNGWFALAPDPRKLINLPKKRLEKMTPQQLESIRGETIKGLFVLKFLLAAMSADLSYESTRVALGLRNGLNPVWLWSFFGAIMLSSLYFTVRLLKLSK, translated from the coding sequence ATGGATCAGAAGGGCATCTGGCAGAAGCTGGCTGAGCACTACCCCCTCTGGTGGGAGTGGGTGGTACTCATCCTGATCGTCTTCTCCTTCTGGTACCCGGCCGCCCACTACGCCGAGCTGCCGGCGCAGATCCCGACCCACTTCGGCCCCTCCGGGGCGCCGGACGCCTGGAGCCCGAAAAGCCCGGTCAGCGTTTACCTGGCCCCGCTGATCCTGGCAGGCACCTATATCCTGATGACCGCCCTCAACGGCTGGTTTGCTTTGGCCCCCGATCCCCGCAAGCTGATCAACCTGCCCAAAAAGAGGCTGGAGAAGATGACCCCGCAACAGCTCGAAAGCATCCGCGGGGAAACCATAAAAGGGCTCTTCGTTCTTAAATTCCTGCTCGCCGCCATGAGCGCCGATTTAAGCTACGAGAGCACCAGGGTCGCCCTGGGGCTGCGGAACGGCCTCAACCCCGTCTGGCTCTGGTCCTTTTTCGGAGCCATAATGCTCTCCTCCCTCTACTTCACCGTCCGCCTCTTAAAGCTCTCCAAATAA